Proteins encoded within one genomic window of Haladaptatus sp. QDMS2:
- a CDS encoding sulfite oxidase-like oxidoreductase, which produces MSARDVTNLYQEFGEKRLPPGQRETSRFPVLSKGGTPKWNRETWKFEVWGAVDNPLTLSWEEFTDLPSETQLQDFHCVTGWSKLDCTWTGVTFPTLAEVAQVRDDATHVMFYGMDDYSTDLPLSECMRDEVLFTWAFDDEPLEPDHGGPLRVVTPHRYAYKGAKWVNGVEFLTESERGYWEKRGYSQSANPWNEERYS; this is translated from the coding sequence ATGAGCGCGCGAGACGTTACGAACCTCTATCAGGAGTTCGGCGAGAAACGATTACCACCGGGACAGCGAGAGACCTCCCGGTTCCCCGTCCTGTCGAAAGGCGGGACGCCGAAGTGGAACCGCGAGACGTGGAAATTCGAGGTGTGGGGCGCGGTGGACAACCCCCTCACGCTCTCGTGGGAGGAGTTTACCGACCTGCCGAGCGAGACGCAGTTACAGGACTTCCACTGCGTCACGGGCTGGAGCAAACTCGACTGTACGTGGACGGGCGTCACCTTCCCAACGCTCGCAGAGGTGGCGCAGGTGCGCGACGACGCCACCCACGTCATGTTCTACGGGATGGACGACTACTCGACTGACCTGCCCCTCTCTGAGTGCATGCGCGACGAGGTACTGTTTACGTGGGCGTTCGACGACGAACCACTCGAACCCGACCACGGTGGCCCGCTGCGCGTCGTGACGCCCCACCGCTACGCCTACAAGGGGGCAAAGTGGGTGAACGGCGTCGAGTTCCTCACCGAGTCAGAGCGGGGCTACTGGGAGAAACGCGGGTATTCGCAGAGTGCGAACCCGTGGAACGAGGAACGGTATAGTTAG
- a CDS encoding ribbon-helix-helix domain-containing protein has protein sequence MPKVELTIPEHLEMQITQMVEQGEFMNREEAVQQLISAGLKAYKTSGHVEDEPVGGFEDDGMMGHEDEYVF, from the coding sequence ATGCCTAAAGTTGAGCTCACAATCCCGGAACACCTCGAGATGCAGATTACCCAGATGGTAGAACAGGGCGAATTCATGAACCGCGAAGAGGCGGTTCAGCAACTCATCTCAGCCGGGCTGAAGGCGTACAAAACGAGTGGTCACGTAGAGGACGAACCCGTCGGCGGCTTCGAAGACGACGGGATGATGGGCCACGAAGACGAGTACGTCTTCTAA
- a CDS encoding UPF0058 family protein, with translation MHKDELLQLHEQMVTIMENYAEMSGVDASVFDPYYQLDVTPDDVHKSKSEHKHAVFVLGNALANAMSEDEFSNAGRIGKRMAELAKDAESKL, from the coding sequence ATGCACAAAGACGAACTGCTCCAGCTGCACGAGCAGATGGTGACCATCATGGAGAACTACGCCGAGATGTCGGGCGTCGACGCGAGCGTCTTCGACCCGTACTACCAGTTAGACGTCACGCCGGACGACGTTCACAAGTCGAAAAGCGAACACAAACACGCCGTGTTCGTCCTCGGCAACGCGCTCGCCAACGCGATGAGCGAAGACGAGTTCTCGAACGCCGGCCGCATCGGAAAGCGGATGGCTGAACTCGCGAAAGATGCGGAATCGAAGCTGTAA
- a CDS encoding 1,4-dihydroxy-2-naphthoyl-CoA synthase yields the protein MVSDIFDPDRWDAISGFDFRDITYHRAKDHGTVRIAFDRPEVRNAFRPGTVDELYTALDHARRQTDVGCVLLTGNGPSPKDGGWAFCSGGDQTIRGDDGYQYEGDEEGASETGRLHILEVQRLIRFMPKPVIAVTPGWAVGGGHSLHVVCDMTLASEKAIFKQTDPDVASFDAGFGSAYLAHQVGQKKAREIFFLGKDYSAEEAAEMGMVNDVVPHEELEDVALEWAAEINSKSPTAMRMLKFAFNLDTDGLVGQQVFAGEATRLGYMTDEAKEGREAFVEKRDPDFSRFPWHY from the coding sequence ATGGTTTCAGACATCTTCGACCCCGACCGCTGGGACGCGATTTCTGGCTTCGACTTTCGCGACATCACCTACCACCGGGCGAAAGACCACGGCACGGTCCGCATCGCTTTCGACCGCCCGGAGGTCAGAAACGCCTTCCGCCCCGGCACGGTTGACGAACTCTACACCGCGCTCGACCACGCTCGCCGCCAGACGGATGTCGGCTGTGTTCTCCTGACCGGTAACGGCCCCTCCCCGAAAGACGGCGGCTGGGCCTTCTGTTCTGGCGGCGACCAGACCATCCGCGGCGACGACGGCTACCAGTACGAAGGTGACGAGGAAGGCGCATCCGAGACCGGTCGCCTGCACATCCTCGAAGTCCAGCGCCTCATTCGCTTCATGCCCAAACCCGTCATCGCCGTGACCCCCGGCTGGGCCGTCGGCGGCGGTCACAGCCTCCACGTCGTCTGCGACATGACTCTCGCCTCGGAGAAGGCCATCTTCAAACAAACCGACCCGGACGTGGCGAGTTTCGACGCCGGCTTTGGCTCTGCGTATCTCGCCCATCAGGTCGGCCAGAAGAAAGCCCGCGAAATCTTCTTCCTCGGCAAGGACTACTCCGCCGAGGAAGCAGCAGAGATGGGCATGGTCAACGACGTGGTCCCCCACGAGGAACTGGAGGACGTGGCCCTGGAGTGGGCCGCAGAAATCAACTCGAAATCGCCGACAGCCATGCGGATGCTCAAATTCGCCTTCAACCTCGATACCGACGGCCTCGTCGGCCAGCAGGTGTTCGCCGGCGAAGCCACCCGCCTCGGCTACATGACCGACGAGGCAAAAGAGGGCCGCGAGGCCTTCGTCGAGAAGCGCGACCCCGACTTCTCGCGGTTCCCGTGGCACTACTGA
- a CDS encoding Cdc6/Cdc18 family protein produces the protein MAATDPEHIMNHHESNTPVETVASGTDQSTLSGSIFDDLLRGNRLFCDRDKLRPTYTPASLPHRTEEVAALARLLAGTLKGESTPNVFLYGKTGTGKTACVRSVTRELERAGTRRDVQVDVVHLNCEVTDTQYQVLAHLTNALVESNREVGGADAGPSPVPMTGLPTEVVYGTLVEAADCVERSLLVVLDEVDRLATKGGSSALYNLTQLAAVLERSRATVVGISNDLTFTDTLDPRIRSRLGSDELVFPPYDATQLRDIIAERAAVAFEDGVLEDGVCALVAALAAQEHGDARRALDLLRVAGELAERADEGRVMEAHVRQAQARVEFDHTADLVESLPQQARLALAAVASFDAFAPVEAVHERGLELATNLDCTCPGRAQFSSALGDLDALGLVTLVSRTRPRSRQVRLSMRRRDLARILADTDLAGVVG, from the coding sequence GTGGCTGCCACCGACCCGGAGCACATCATGAATCATCACGAGTCGAACACACCCGTCGAAACGGTCGCGTCAGGCACAGACCAGTCCACGCTGAGTGGTTCGATTTTCGACGACCTCCTCCGTGGGAATCGGCTGTTCTGCGACCGCGACAAGCTCCGCCCGACCTACACGCCGGCCAGCCTCCCACACCGCACCGAAGAGGTGGCCGCGCTCGCTCGCCTCCTGGCAGGAACCCTCAAAGGCGAATCAACGCCGAACGTCTTCCTCTATGGCAAGACGGGCACGGGAAAGACGGCGTGTGTCCGCTCGGTCACGCGAGAACTCGAACGTGCCGGGACGCGCCGCGACGTGCAGGTGGACGTGGTGCACCTGAACTGTGAAGTTACGGACACGCAGTATCAGGTGCTCGCCCACCTCACGAACGCGCTCGTGGAATCAAACCGCGAGGTGGGCGGTGCGGACGCCGGCCCGTCACCGGTCCCGATGACCGGTCTGCCAACCGAAGTCGTCTACGGCACGCTCGTCGAAGCCGCAGACTGCGTCGAACGCTCGCTGCTCGTCGTTCTCGACGAAGTGGACCGACTGGCGACGAAGGGCGGGTCGAGCGCGCTCTACAACCTCACCCAACTCGCCGCCGTCCTCGAACGCTCGCGGGCGACCGTCGTGGGCATCAGCAACGACCTCACGTTCACCGACACGCTCGACCCACGGATTCGCTCGCGGCTCGGGAGCGACGAACTCGTCTTCCCGCCGTACGACGCGACGCAACTCCGTGACATCATCGCAGAACGGGCGGCCGTCGCCTTCGAGGATGGCGTTCTCGAAGACGGCGTGTGTGCGCTCGTCGCCGCTCTGGCTGCACAGGAACACGGCGATGCCCGCCGGGCGCTCGACCTGCTTCGGGTGGCTGGTGAACTCGCAGAGCGGGCAGACGAGGGGCGAGTCATGGAAGCACACGTCCGCCAGGCGCAGGCCCGCGTCGAGTTCGACCATACGGCTGACCTGGTCGAGTCGCTCCCCCAACAGGCGCGACTGGCCCTTGCCGCCGTCGCCTCGTTCGACGCGTTCGCCCCGGTCGAAGCCGTCCACGAACGCGGGCTGGAACTGGCGACGAACCTCGACTGTACCTGCCCCGGCCGTGCCCAGTTTTCGAGCGCCCTCGGGGACCTCGACGCGCTCGGACTGGTGACACTCGTCTCCCGAACCCGCCCGCGAAGTCGACAGGTTCGGCTTTCGATGCGACGCCGCGACTTGGCCCGCATCCTCGCGGACACGGACCTCGCCGGTGTCGTCGGCTGA
- the menD gene encoding 2-succinyl-5-enolpyruvyl-6-hydroxy-3-cyclohexene-1-carboxylic-acid synthase, producing the protein MTAPNRNTLWARVIADEFSKAGVDAVCIAPGSRSTPLTVAFDRHPEIRVFSHLDERAAAFFALGRAKRTGRPTPLICTSGTAAANFHPAVIEASQARVPLVVMTADRPPELRDSGANQTIDQEKLYGSAVRWYRDLPEPAVEDRKLRSLRTDCARAVTTASGPHPGPVHLNVPFRKPLDPVEVPGDVPEGFAAKFPLAAEGRTGPFVSVQQGTTHADESTLSELADALDTAARPLVVVGPDDHGPAPAAIAALADATGAPVLADPLSRVRFGPHVAERPICGGYDSYLAGEWPAPDVVLRFGASPTSKVLRTYLEESGATQFVVDPAGEWREATFTATALVVADPTPFAAALADRCSRSADDWTARFEAAETRYWELVGSAHDEQFFEGSVLGDVVELAPDPTTLFVSNSMPVRDLDRFGQPREAAITALANRGASGIDGVTSSALGAGSATDDPLVLVTGDLAYYHDMNGLLALSRCGVDATIVLVNNDGGGIFHMLPIEEFDPPFTRQFKTPHGLDFEATSDLYDLDFVRAADRTAFREAFAASVGESGTRVIEVQTDAATSHRFRERLHGRVCDTVGRPE; encoded by the coding sequence ATGACTGCCCCGAACCGAAATACACTCTGGGCGCGGGTCATCGCGGACGAGTTCTCGAAGGCCGGCGTCGACGCCGTCTGCATCGCTCCCGGCAGTCGTTCGACACCGCTCACCGTCGCCTTCGACCGCCACCCTGAGATTCGCGTCTTCTCGCACCTCGACGAACGCGCTGCCGCCTTCTTCGCCCTCGGCAGGGCCAAGCGCACGGGCCGACCGACGCCGCTCATCTGCACCTCGGGCACCGCGGCGGCGAACTTTCATCCTGCCGTCATCGAGGCATCACAGGCTCGCGTCCCGCTCGTCGTCATGACCGCAGACCGCCCGCCCGAACTCAGAGACAGCGGCGCGAACCAGACGATAGACCAGGAAAAGTTGTACGGCAGTGCGGTCCGGTGGTATCGAGACCTCCCCGAACCGGCCGTCGAGGACCGCAAACTGCGGTCGCTCCGCACCGACTGCGCCAGAGCGGTCACGACGGCGAGCGGTCCCCATCCCGGCCCGGTTCACCTGAACGTCCCGTTTCGCAAACCGCTCGACCCCGTCGAAGTGCCGGGCGACGTCCCCGAGGGGTTCGCTGCCAAATTCCCGCTCGCGGCGGAAGGGCGAACCGGCCCCTTCGTATCGGTACAGCAGGGAACGACGCATGCCGACGAATCCACGCTCTCTGAACTGGCAGACGCACTCGACACGGCAGCCCGCCCGCTCGTCGTCGTCGGCCCGGACGACCACGGTCCGGCCCCGGCGGCCATCGCAGCCCTCGCCGACGCGACGGGTGCGCCGGTGCTCGCCGACCCACTCTCGCGGGTTCGATTCGGGCCGCACGTCGCTGAGCGGCCGATCTGCGGCGGCTACGATTCGTACCTCGCGGGCGAGTGGCCCGCCCCGGACGTCGTCTTGCGCTTTGGCGCGTCGCCAACCTCGAAGGTGCTCCGAACCTACCTCGAAGAGTCAGGGGCCACGCAGTTCGTCGTGGACCCCGCAGGCGAGTGGCGCGAAGCCACGTTCACTGCGACAGCCCTGGTGGTCGCTGACCCGACACCGTTCGCAGCGGCGCTCGCAGACCGCTGTTCGCGTTCCGCAGACGACTGGACTGCCCGTTTCGAAGCCGCCGAAACTCGCTACTGGGAGTTGGTCGGATCGGCCCACGACGAGCAGTTCTTCGAAGGCTCCGTCCTCGGCGACGTAGTCGAACTCGCGCCCGACCCGACGACGCTGTTCGTCTCGAATTCGATGCCAGTGCGTGACCTGGACCGCTTTGGACAGCCCCGAGAGGCGGCGATTACCGCCCTTGCAAACCGGGGGGCGAGTGGCATCGATGGCGTCACCAGTTCGGCTCTCGGTGCGGGGAGTGCAACCGACGACCCGCTGGTGCTCGTGACCGGCGACCTCGCGTACTACCACGACATGAACGGCCTGCTCGCGCTCTCTCGCTGTGGAGTGGACGCGACCATCGTTCTCGTCAATAACGACGGCGGCGGCATCTTCCACATGCTCCCGATAGAGGAGTTCGACCCGCCGTTCACCCGCCAGTTTAAGACGCCACACGGACTCGATTTCGAGGCGACGAGCGACCTCTATGACCTCGACTTCGTGCGCGCAGCGGACCGCACCGCGTTCCGCGAGGCGTTCGCGGCGTCGGTTGGCGAGTCCGGCACGCGCGTCATCGAAGTTCAGACGGACGCGGCGACCAGCCACCGGTTCCGCGAGCGCCTGCACGGGCGGGTCTGCGACACGGTTGGGCGACCCGAGTGA
- a CDS encoding adenylosuccinate synthase, which produces MTVTIVGSQLGDEGKGGVVDLWGDNADIVARYQGGDNAGHTVVHDGEKYKLSLVPSGAVRGKIGILGNGCVVNPETLFSEIDALAERGLTPDVRVAERAHVILPYHKVLDGIEETAKSDSDLDAGTTGRGIGPTYEDKAGRRGIRIGDLLNPEVLRERLEYVVPQKRALAEDVFGVETGEEFDVDALFEQYKEYGERLAEGNMTVNAGEFLTNAIKDGKNVMFEGAQGTSIDIDHGIYPYVTSSNPTSGGAAVGTGVAPTIVGKGDVVGIVKSYLSRVGTGPLPTELTGDMEDLADEIREKGGEFGTVTGRPRRIGWLDMPMLRHAERASGFTGLAINHIDVLAGLGDLKVGHSYTLDGEEIFTVPPTTEQWARCEPNYKEFDGWEDVDWSAVAEEGWNAIPDNAQTYLEYISEELDTDIFAVGMGPDRDQTVILENPLE; this is translated from the coding sequence ATGACCGTAACCATCGTCGGTTCGCAACTCGGCGACGAGGGCAAAGGCGGCGTCGTCGACCTCTGGGGCGACAACGCCGACATCGTCGCTCGTTACCAGGGTGGCGACAACGCCGGCCACACCGTCGTCCACGACGGCGAAAAATACAAACTCTCGCTCGTTCCGAGCGGGGCCGTCCGGGGCAAAATCGGCATCCTCGGCAACGGCTGTGTCGTGAATCCCGAAACGCTCTTCTCTGAGATCGACGCGCTCGCAGAGCGCGGCCTCACCCCCGACGTCCGCGTCGCAGAACGCGCCCACGTCATCCTCCCGTACCACAAAGTGCTGGACGGCATCGAGGAGACGGCGAAGTCCGACTCCGACTTAGACGCCGGAACCACGGGCCGGGGCATCGGCCCGACCTACGAGGACAAGGCCGGCCGTCGCGGCATCCGCATCGGCGACCTGCTCAACCCCGAGGTGCTCCGCGAGCGCCTCGAATACGTCGTCCCGCAGAAACGCGCCCTCGCGGAGGACGTCTTCGGCGTCGAAACGGGCGAAGAGTTCGACGTAGACGCACTGTTCGAACAGTACAAAGAATACGGCGAGCGCCTCGCCGAGGGCAACATGACCGTCAACGCGGGTGAGTTCCTCACGAACGCCATCAAAGACGGCAAGAACGTCATGTTCGAGGGCGCACAGGGCACCTCCATCGACATCGACCACGGCATCTACCCGTACGTCACCTCCTCGAACCCGACCTCCGGCGGCGCAGCCGTCGGCACGGGTGTCGCCCCGACCATCGTCGGCAAAGGCGACGTCGTCGGCATCGTGAAGTCCTACCTCTCGCGGGTCGGCACGGGACCGCTCCCGACCGAACTCACCGGCGACATGGAGGACCTCGCAGACGAGATTCGCGAGAAAGGTGGCGAGTTCGGCACCGTCACCGGTCGCCCACGCCGCATCGGCTGGCTCGACATGCCGATGCTCCGCCACGCAGAACGCGCAAGTGGCTTTACCGGCCTCGCAATCAATCACATCGACGTGCTCGCCGGCCTTGGCGACCTCAAAGTGGGCCATTCCTACACTCTCGATGGCGAGGAGATTTTCACCGTCCCACCGACCACCGAGCAGTGGGCGCGGTGTGAACCGAACTACAAGGAGTTCGACGGCTGGGAGGACGTAGACTGGAGCGCTGTCGCAGAGGAAGGCTGGAACGCGATTCCAGATAACGCCCAGACCTACCTCGAATACATCAGCGAGGAACTCGACACCGACATCTTCGCCGTCGGCATGGGTCCAGACCGCGACCAGACGGTCATCTTAGAGAACCCGCTCGAATAA
- a CDS encoding isochorismate synthase MenF: protein MEPLRSDETVAHASGDATLESRVCEIERLSLHRLLDAADAPRIAWSTPDGPTIVAFGAADVLTAEGTARFDDIRSQAETLFARSSNATSLPEAARPRLFGGFSFNEGPTTDEHSAWAGFPDAQFILPRVQVSQTAEKTYLTVTLAGPGATPEAANALLEQERESLANLPTEPPTAAKPGVASLELTTPRETWTEQVEAALARIERGELTKVVLAQALTATLEDDLSVPGALTRLAEAYPDCHRFLVAPDEHGTFFGATPEGLVSLRGRTVSTVALAGSTGRGETPEEDEWLGAELLASEKDRHEHDVVAETIREQLCPFASSVSLGERGLRRLATVQHLQTPITAELKRDEHVLSLVEALHPTPAVGGLPPERAKRTIRETETFDRGWYAAPVGWFDAAGNGSFVVAIRSAIARGDEATLFAGAGIVADSDPDGEWDEIQLKYRPMLDELE from the coding sequence ATGGAACCCCTGCGCAGCGACGAGACGGTGGCGCACGCGTCGGGTGACGCCACCCTCGAAAGCCGGGTGTGTGAAATCGAGCGGCTTTCCCTCCACCGACTGCTCGATGCCGCCGACGCGCCGCGCATCGCGTGGAGTACTCCCGACGGACCGACGATCGTCGCCTTCGGCGCAGCAGACGTCCTGACCGCCGAGGGCACCGCCCGCTTCGACGACATTCGCTCGCAGGCGGAGACGCTGTTCGCCCGCAGTTCGAACGCCACAAGCCTCCCCGAGGCGGCCCGCCCCCGCCTGTTCGGCGGCTTTTCGTTCAACGAAGGCCCGACCACCGACGAGCACTCTGCGTGGGCGGGCTTCCCCGATGCCCAGTTCATTCTCCCGCGAGTACAGGTATCCCAGACAGCCGAGAAGACGTATCTCACGGTCACGCTCGCGGGACCGGGAGCAACCCCGGAAGCGGCCAATGCACTGCTCGAACAGGAACGCGAGTCGCTCGCAAACCTCCCGACAGAGCCGCCGACCGCGGCAAAACCCGGCGTCGCCTCGCTCGAACTGACCACCCCACGCGAGACGTGGACCGAGCAAGTAGAGGCCGCCCTCGCTCGCATCGAACGCGGCGAACTCACGAAGGTCGTCCTCGCGCAGGCACTCACCGCGACGCTCGAAGACGACCTCTCCGTGCCGGGGGCACTCACGCGACTGGCGGAGGCGTACCCGGACTGTCACCGATTCCTCGTCGCCCCAGACGAACACGGCACCTTCTTTGGCGCGACGCCAGAGGGCCTCGTCTCGTTGCGCGGACGCACCGTCTCCACCGTGGCACTTGCCGGGTCCACCGGCCGCGGGGAGACGCCTGAGGAAGACGAGTGGCTCGGCGCGGAACTCCTCGCGAGCGAAAAGGACCGCCACGAACACGACGTGGTCGCAGAGACCATCCGCGAGCAACTGTGTCCGTTCGCCTCGAGCGTCTCGCTCGGCGAGCGCGGCCTTCGACGACTGGCCACAGTCCAGCACCTCCAGACGCCCATCACGGCCGAACTCAAGCGTGACGAACACGTCCTCTCGCTCGTCGAGGCGCTCCACCCGACGCCGGCCGTCGGTGGCCTCCCGCCAGAGCGGGCGAAACGCACGATTCGCGAGACAGAGACGTTCGACCGGGGGTGGTACGCCGCACCCGTCGGCTGGTTCGACGCGGCCGGAAACGGGTCGTTCGTCGTCGCAATTCGTTCGGCGATTGCCCGCGGTGACGAAGCGACCCTGTTCGCCGGGGCGGGTATCGTCGCCGACTCGGACCCCGACGGCGAGTGGGACGAGATACAACTGAAGTACCGACCGATGTTAGACGAACTCGAATGA
- a CDS encoding methytransferase partner Trm112, with protein sequence MKESLMDILCCPMDKSDLELEVDERDDDEVLSGTLVCTECGEQFPIEDGIPNLLPPDMREDVAA encoded by the coding sequence ATGAAGGAATCGCTGATGGACATTCTCTGCTGTCCGATGGACAAGAGCGACCTCGAACTCGAGGTCGACGAACGTGACGACGACGAAGTTCTCAGTGGAACACTCGTCTGCACCGAGTGTGGCGAGCAGTTCCCCATCGAGGACGGCATTCCGAATCTCCTCCCGCCGGACATGCGGGAGGACGTCGCAGCCTGA
- a CDS encoding CbiX/SirB N-terminal domain-containing protein produces MKALVIAAHGSHLNAESSTPTFSHADTIRATGVFDEVREAFWKEEPSFREVIRTLESDEVYVVPLFISEGYFTEQVIPRELRLAGWDVADWNSDGLSATHVTLESEDTGKTVHYCGPVGTHESMTDVIIRRAESVTGDPDVGPGFGLAVVGHGTERNANSAKAIHYHADRIRESGRFDEVAALFMDEEPEVDDVTDYFEAEDIVVVPLFIADGFHTQEDIPEDMGLTDDYRKGYDVPAVVDGHRIWYSGAVGTERLMADVILERAADAGVDVGDTLETVREATRAAGGAR; encoded by the coding sequence ATGAAGGCGCTCGTGATAGCCGCACATGGCTCGCACCTGAACGCGGAGTCCAGCACCCCGACGTTCTCACACGCCGACACGATTCGGGCGACCGGCGTGTTCGACGAGGTGCGCGAAGCGTTCTGGAAAGAAGAACCGTCGTTCCGGGAGGTCATCCGCACTCTGGAGAGCGACGAAGTGTACGTCGTCCCGCTGTTCATCAGCGAGGGCTACTTCACCGAACAGGTGATTCCCCGCGAACTCAGACTCGCCGGGTGGGACGTGGCCGACTGGAACTCGGACGGCCTGAGCGCGACCCACGTCACGCTCGAAAGCGAAGATACGGGCAAGACAGTCCACTACTGTGGGCCGGTCGGCACCCACGAATCGATGACCGACGTCATCATCCGCCGGGCGGAGTCGGTGACGGGCGACCCCGACGTGGGGCCGGGCTTTGGCCTCGCCGTCGTTGGTCACGGGACGGAGCGAAACGCGAACTCGGCGAAGGCGATTCACTATCACGCAGACCGCATCCGGGAGTCCGGTCGGTTCGACGAGGTAGCGGCGCTGTTCATGGACGAAGAACCCGAGGTGGACGACGTGACCGACTACTTCGAGGCCGAGGACATCGTGGTGGTTCCGCTGTTCATCGCGGACGGCTTTCACACCCAGGAAGACATTCCCGAGGACATGGGCCTCACCGACGACTACCGCAAGGGATACGACGTGCCTGCCGTCGTCGACGGCCACCGCATCTGGTACTCGGGGGCCGTGGGGACGGAGCGACTCATGGCCGACGTCATCCTCGAACGCGCCGCCGACGCGGGCGTAGACGTTGGAGACACCCTCGAAACGGTCCGTGAAGCGACGCGGGCGGCCGGAGGCGCACGATGA
- a CDS encoding DR2241 family protein, which translates to MTELQRVTLRRAAPNGVECDGLVVSHDRSGYTFETPATRHEQLDAEAFDDVAADHPWLVSNWHYWHQFAEPSRRDFLRWVEGADDRSVADRYDALPEGLSREWGQLHITAELAGAGERRYHLRHVADAGAEVDSLDTYTDPLDARDLAKHDDAGRYRPLKTAPTLVDGWAFVDLTGRELLQTVDFFYPATVANWYREQEGELDVTHFRETAERQTGIYDVIDELPQEAVEWVAEACCVDSQCLKRREWDEDVETPLDVPRGDGEFPCREPCSLVVAAARKWTKLEQEEEQTYEVTMTESELAQLADLVDAVAEGRTDEIREADVYDGANRYRARYLRAKRMDDAGRFENVTER; encoded by the coding sequence ATGACCGAGCTTCAGCGCGTCACCCTGCGCCGGGCGGCCCCCAACGGTGTGGAATGCGACGGCCTCGTGGTGTCCCACGACCGAAGCGGGTACACCTTCGAGACGCCCGCGACCCGCCACGAGCAACTGGACGCGGAGGCGTTCGACGACGTGGCCGCAGACCACCCGTGGCTGGTGTCGAACTGGCACTACTGGCACCAGTTTGCAGAGCCGTCGCGACGCGACTTCCTGCGCTGGGTCGAGGGCGCGGACGACCGGAGCGTCGCAGACCGATACGACGCCCTCCCCGAGGGCCTCTCCCGGGAGTGGGGGCAACTCCACATCACCGCCGAACTGGCCGGTGCGGGTGAGCGGCGGTATCACCTCCGACACGTCGCCGACGCGGGTGCGGAAGTCGATTCGCTCGACACCTACACCGACCCACTGGACGCCCGCGACCTGGCGAAACACGACGACGCAGGGCGGTATCGGCCACTCAAGACCGCGCCCACGCTCGTCGATGGCTGGGCGTTCGTGGACCTGACCGGACGCGAACTGCTCCAGACGGTCGACTTCTTCTATCCGGCGACGGTGGCGAACTGGTATCGCGAGCAGGAAGGCGAACTCGACGTGACCCACTTCCGCGAGACGGCAGAACGCCAGACCGGCATCTACGACGTGATAGACGAACTGCCACAAGAGGCGGTCGAGTGGGTGGCCGAAGCCTGCTGTGTGGACTCCCAGTGTCTGAAGCGCCGCGAGTGGGACGAGGATGTAGAGACGCCCCTCGACGTACCCCGTGGTGACGGCGAATTCCCGTGCCGTGAACCGTGTTCACTCGTCGTCGCGGCGGCGCGAAAGTGGACGAAGTTAGAGCAAGAGGAGGAGCAGACCTACGAGGTGACGATGACCGAGAGCGAACTGGCACAGTTGGCCGACCTCGTGGATGCCGTGGCAGAGGGGCGCACCGACGAAATTCGCGAGGCGGACGTGTACGACGGCGCGAACCGCTATCGGGCGCGCTACCTGCGGGCGAAGCGAATGGACGACGCGGGCCGATTCGAGAACGTCACCGAGCGCTAG